From the Acidovorax sp. NCPPB 3576 genome, the window TATCGGAGTGTCCTCATGGCACGCGTATGTGAAGTCACGGGCAAAGGCCCGATGGTCGGGAACAATGTTTCCCACGCCAACAACAAAACCAAGCGTCGGTTCCTGCCGAACCTGCAATACCGCCGCTTCTGGGTCGAGACCGAAAACCGCTGGGTGCGTCTGCGCATTTCCAACGCCGGCCTGCGTTTGATCGACAAGAACGGTATTGACTCCGTGCTCGCAGACCTGCGTGCACGTGGCCAAGCTTAAGGAGAAGCACCATGGCAAGCAAAGGCGGACGCGACAAGATCAAGCTGGAATCCACTGCGGGTACCGGCCATTTCTACACCACCACCAAGAACAAGAAGACGATGCCCGAGAAAATGCTGATCATGAAATTTGATCCAAAAGCTCGCAAGCACGTCGAATACAAGGAAATGAAGCTGAAGTAATTCAGCCTCAGGCTCCTTTGAAAAACCGCCCGGCACCCCGGGCGGTTTTTTTATG encodes:
- the rpmB gene encoding 50S ribosomal protein L28 — encoded protein: MARVCEVTGKGPMVGNNVSHANNKTKRRFLPNLQYRRFWVETENRWVRLRISNAGLRLIDKNGIDSVLADLRARGQA
- the rpmG gene encoding 50S ribosomal protein L33; this translates as MASKGGRDKIKLESTAGTGHFYTTTKNKKTMPEKMLIMKFDPKARKHVEYKEMKLK